In Corylus avellana chromosome ca2, CavTom2PMs-1.0, the following proteins share a genomic window:
- the LOC132169161 gene encoding LOW QUALITY PROTEIN: DELLA protein RGL1-like (The sequence of the model RefSeq protein was modified relative to this genomic sequence to represent the inferred CDS: inserted 1 base in 1 codon), producing the protein MKHPILSSASLKLQRKYGDGKGREISNDSLSTEEVMWVAVARYIQFSTQMYYDDNYMPTHPFGFALSGRLSRDEKSDVELAHLLLSAAENVGCRQYDSAGRLVLRCEWMSSARANPVQRVVFHFAQALQERIEKQSARSVKSIKGFKQNDEMIPTFLTVYQQLPFTQIMLFTGIQAIIEKTAFEPKIHLIDMGIRCGVHWTILMQALAERSQDCPIELLKITAVGSSPSIEETGKKLVSVAESLNLPFSFKTILLSDMKHVKEESFGIEDDEAVIIFDPLILRTMVSRPGCLENLMRVIRNLNPSMMVVVEVEANHNLPSFVNRFIEALFYFSALYDSLQSCMKQYEEESMRIEGVLGGQIRNIVAEEGAKRTVRNVAMDLXRFGTVEIGLSETSLLHANLFVKRFACKSSCMLDKNRKCLIVGWKGTPIQSVSVWEFP; encoded by the exons ATGAAACATCCAATATTGTCGTCGGCTTCTTTAAAGCTCCAAAGAAAGTATGGAGATGGGAAGGGGCGGGAAATATCAAACGACAGCTTATCAACAGAAGAAGTCATGTGGGTGGCTGTAGCAAGGTACATACAATTCTCTACCCAGATGTATTATGATGATAATTACATGCCTACGCACCCTTTTGGTTTTGCTCTCTCGGGACGTCTGTCCAGGGATGAAAAAAGTGACGTGGAACTTGCACATCTTCTTCTATCTGCGGCAGAGAATGTAGGCTGCCGACAATATGATTCTGCAGGCAGATTGGTCTTACGTTGTGAGTGGATGTCGTCTGCCAGAGCAAATCCTGTCCAGAgagttgtttttcattttgctcAAGCACTTCAAGAAAGGATTGAAAAACAATCTGCACGGAGCGTTAAATCAATAAAGGGATTcaagcaaaatgatgaaatgatTCCTACTTTCCTTACAGTTTACCAGCAACTCCCTTTCACTCAAATAATGCTCTTCACAGGCATCCAAGCCATAATCGAGAAGACAGCATTCGAGCCTAAGATCCATTTGATAGATATGGGAATCAGGTGTGGAGTCCACTGGACAATCTTGATGCAGGCTCTTGCAGAGAGATCACAGGATTGCCCCATTGAGCTTCTCAAGATAACTGCTGTTGGATCATCACCAAGCATAGAGGAGACTG GTAAGAAGCTAGTGAGTGTTGCCGAATCTTTGAACTTGCCCTTTTCATTCAAGACAATATTATTATCAGACATGAAACATGTCAAAGAAGAATCATTTGGAATAGAAGATGATGAAGCCGTGATCATCTTCGATCCCCTGATACTGAGGACAATGGTATCAAGGCCTGGTTGCTTGGAAAACTTGATGAGAGTGATCAGAAACCTCAACCCATCAATGATGGTTGTCGTTGAAGTCGAAGCAAACCACAATTTACCCTCATTTGTGAATCGCTTCATTGAAGCACTGTTCTATTTCAGCGCACTCTATGACAGCCTCCAGAGTTGCATGAAACAGTACGAGGAGGAGAGTATGAGAATCGAAGGAGTTTTGGGTGGTCAGATTCGAAACATTGTCGCAGAAGAGGGAGCAAAAAGGACTGTCAGAAACGTGGCCATGGATT CAAGGTTTGGAACGGTGGAAATTGGTTTAAGTGAGACATCCTTATTGCATGCGAATTTGTTTGTCAAACGGTTTGCTTGTAAGAGCTCTTGCATGCTTGATAAGAACAGGAAATGTCTGATTGTTGGGTGGAAGGGAACCCCAATTCAATCCGTTTCGGTTTGGGAGTTCCCTTAG
- the LOC132169162 gene encoding DELLA protein RGL1-like produces MAFSSNGIQGSYGPYGPLEDFEKLEAMFKEEHDHLLEIKTGEYGFHQLQQQHSHHQQPKSNNVPLDEQIAHPSSSLELLRNYGSRFKKLTGETLNERSTDQTYVVSHKLSTVEMISRLSALRYVAFPSQMYDDYNLPTHPFGFSQSGLSEDEMRNVELVHCLLSAAEKVGYQQYERASRLLVNCKWVSSARGNPVERVIFHFAEALRERIEKEPGRATPMKGLMEANDDILRGSSINPSFITVYQQLPFSQLMLFTGIQAIIENVALKRKVHLIDMGIRSGVHCTLLMQALADRQDCPIELLKITAVRSTAIEETGKRLAAVAESLDLPFSFKSVVLLDMKDIKEELFETEDDEAVIIYTSLVLRTMISSPDCLDNLMRVIGNLKPSILVVTEVEANHNSPSFVDRFIEALFFYGAYFESLEICMKEYDEDRMRMETFMGCLIRNILVEEGTERTVRIATMDVWRAFFERFKMVEIGFSEASLLQASLFIKQFACKSSCALDKNGKCLIVGWKGTPIHSLSVWKFPGREPQFNP; encoded by the coding sequence ATGGCATTTAGTTCTAATGGAATCCAAGGCAGTTATGGACCTTATGGTCCTCTTGAAGACTTTGAGAAATTGGAAGCAATGTTCAAAGAGGAACATGACCATTTGCTTGAAATAAAAACAGGAGAATATGGTTTTCATCAACTACAGCAGCAGCACTCCCACCACCAACAACCCAAGTCAAATAATGTGCCATTGGATGAACAAATTGCACATCCATCGTCTTCTTTAGAGCTCCTAAGGAATTATGGAAGTAGGTTCAAGAAGCTGACAGGGGAAACATTAAACGAGAGAAGTACTGATCAAACTTATGTTGTCAGCCACAAATTGTCAACCGTGGAAATGATAAGCAGGCTGTCTGCCTTGAGGTACGTAGCATTCCCTTCCCAGATGTATGACGATTATAACTTGCCCACGCATCCTTTTGGTTTTTCTCAGTCGGGTCTGTCCGAGGATGAAATGAGAAACGTGGAACTTGTGCACTGTCTTCTATCCGCGGCTGAGAAAGTAGGCTACCAACAATATGAACGTGCAAGCAGGCTGCTTGTAAATTGTAAATGGGTTTCGTCTGCCAGAGGAAATCCGGTCGAGAgagttatttttcattttgctgAAGCGCTTCGAGAGAGAATTGAGAAAGAACCAGGAAGGGCCACACCAATGAAGGGATTAATGGAGGCAAATGATGATATCCTTCGGGGGTCGAGTATTAATCCTTCATTCATCACAGTTTACCAACAACTTCCTTTTTCTCAACTAATGCTATTCACGGGAATCCAAGCCATAATTGAAAATGTTGCCTTGAAGCGCAAGGTTCATTTGATAGATATGGGAATCAGGTCTGGAGTCCATTGCACGCTCTTGATGCAGGCTCTTGCAGACCGACAGGATTGCCCCATCGAGCTTCTTAAGATAACTGCTGTCAGATCAACGGCCATAGAGGAGACAGGTAAGAGGTTGGCGGCTGTTGCAGAGTCCTTGGATTTGCCCTTTTCATTCAAATCAGTTGTACTACTAGACATGAAAGATATCAAGGAAGAATTATTTGAAACTGAAGATGATGAAGCCGTGATAATCTATACCTCATTAGTACTGAGGACAATGATCTCAAGTCCTGATTGCTTAGACAACTTAATGAGAGTGATTGGAAATCTCAAACCATCAATATTGGTTGTCACTGAAGTGGAAGCAAACCATAATTCACCCTCATTTGTGGATCGCTTCATTGAGGCTCTGTTCTTTTATGGTGCATATTTTGAGAGCCTGGAGATTTGCATGAAAGAGTATGATGAGGATAGGATGAGAATGGAAACATTCATGGGTTGTTTGATCCGAAACATTTTAGTAGAGGAGGGCACAGAAAGGACTGTAAGAATTGCGACAATGGATGTTTGGAGGGCCTTCTTTGAAAGGTTTAAAATGGTTGAAATAGGGTTTAGTGAGGCATCCTTATTACAGGCTAGTTTGTTTATCAAACAGTTTGCTTGTAAGAGCTCTTGTGCACTTGATAAGAATGGGAAATGTCTAATTGTTGGGTGGAAGGGAACCCCAATTCATTCCCTTTCAGTTTGGAAGTTCCCTGGAAGGGAACCCCAATTCAATCCCTAG
- the LOC132169163 gene encoding uncharacterized protein LOC132169163, giving the protein MEEGIDIPPAEEMMNDKLDFPGGDEDGEGPRNPRPMRLKISVQSNAVDGDDRECQGSFSHCFHPKREQKGKHCEDEEEQQTYDEEEEEGYYDDEEEEDPGSSVTVRPRLVTLTDPEVLDCYICFEPFSSPVFHVAPLRFFSQFVVLQEQNDDALFVLNNRVELIGNLVTVCCIGHCSSTRGFPFTLEAKIHGSSVRLQSFTKNSQNWLEEPPSTGFLLIPSGFYGSCDQIKLEVCIERNAACQRTYFV; this is encoded by the exons ATGGAGGAGGGCATAGACATACCGCCGGCGGAGGAGATGATGAACGACAAACTGGATTTTCCGGGTGGAGACGAAGATGGGGAAGGCCCGCGTAACCCAAGGCCGATGCGGCTGAAAATCTCTGTTCAAAGCAATGCCGTAGATGGAGACGACCGAGAATGTCAAGGCTCTTTCTCTCATTGCTTTCACCctaaaagagaacaaaaaggaaaacactGCGAAGATGAAGAAGAGCAGCAAACTTacgatgaagaagaagaagaagggtattatgatgatgaagaagaagaagatccgGGCTCTAGTGTGACTGTACGACCCAGACTCGTGACCCTAACCGACCCAGAAGTCCTCGATTGCTACATTTGCTTCGAACCCTTTTCCAGTCCAGTCTTCCATGTCGCTCCGCTTCGCTTCTTTA GTCAATTTGTTGTTCTTCAAGAACAGAATGACGATGCTCTTTTTGTCCTCAACAATAGAGTTGAACTTATTGGGAATTTAGTGACAGTTTGTTGCATAGGGCACTGCTCATCAACCAGAGGGTTTCCCTTCACTCTTGAGGCCAAAATCCATGGAAGTTCTGTCCGACTGCAATCTTTCACAAAGAACAGTCAAAATTGGTTGGAAGAGCCTCCTTCAACAGGGTTCCTTCTAATTCCCTCTGGTTTTTATGGTTCATGTGACCAGATCAAGTTAGAGGTCTGCATCGAGCGCAATGCTGCATGTCAAAGAACATATTTTGTTTAA
- the LOC132169165 gene encoding uncharacterized protein LOC132169165 — protein sequence MVLLHSSVSLREPFQILTITLLSLLLPLSFLLLSRFYIFHHLLTSDTFPSPPLSSFLLSFFLYINPSLLCLLVSIVSIATLTHGLTGKLTFLTESPASRLYAAWIFVCTLQICVGLGIEGTIAAGVEAAGSVGMEEIGLLSKGVFFLGLHETTLHWSRVVVKPVVDDTVFGVAREERWAERAAMAASFCGLWWWKLREEVEFLVVLPEFKREVLMGVGVVDFVGWWLYYLTVTIGMVRVVKGIMWVAILLLCRRKKPDDHSNDGDEDKV from the coding sequence ATGGTTTTGCTGCATTCATCTGTCTCTCTAAGAGAACCCTTCCAAATCCTGACAATCACCCTCCTCAGCCTCTTGCTCCCACTCTCCTTTCTCCTCCTCTCCAGATTCTATATTTTTCACCATCTCCTCACCTCTGACACTTTTCCTTCACCGccactttcttcttttctcttatcTTTCTTCCTCTATATCAACCCCTCTCTTCTCTGCTTGCTCGTTTCCATTGTCAGCATAGCAACTCTCACCCACGGCTTGACAGGTAAGCTTACATTTCTAACCGAGTCGCCGGCCAGCCGTTTGTACGCGGCATGGATATTTGTATGTACATTACAAATCTGCGTTGGTCTGGGGATCGAGGGAACCATCGCCGCCGGAGTTGAAGCCGCCGGGAGTGTTGGTATGGAGGAGATAGGCTTGCTGAGTAAGGGAGTTTTTTTTCTGGGGTTGCATGAAACGACGCTGCATTGGAGTAGAGTGGTGGTGAAGCCGGTGGTGGACGACACCGTTTTCGGGGTCGCTAGGGAGGAAAGGTGGGCAGAGAGGGCGGCCATGGCTGCCAGCTTTTGTGGTTTGTGGTGGTGGAAGTTGAGGGAAGAGGTTGAGTTTCTGGTGGTTTTGCCGGAGTTTAAGAGAGAGGTGTTGATGGGTGTTGGGGTGGTTGATTTTGTTGGGTGGTGGTTGTATTATCTGACTGTAACCATTGGGATGGTTAGAGTTGTGAAGGGGATTATGTGGGTTGCTATTCTTTTGCTGTGCAGAAGGAAGAAGCCTGATGATCACTCTAACGACGGGGATGAAGACAAAGTCTaa